The Infirmifilum lucidum DNA segment GTCTTGTCCCTCCAGTAGTACGTCGGGTAGGCTCTCGCGACGTGCGAGATAACCGTAGCCTCGACTACTCCCGGCTCGTCGACCTGTACCCGGGTGTAGTGAGAGAAGACCCTGTACAGGAATGGATCCGTGAAGACCACTTTCTTGTTCTTCCTGTAATCCGGCCTGCCCGAGGTGTCGGCCCAGTGCACCACTCTGGCTAGCATTAGCTGCTCGAGTGTCTCCACGTACTCCCTGGCAGTGTTCGGCGAGGACACCGAGGTACTCTTCGCGATTGAGTGCCAGCTCACAGGCGTCGGTGTAGTCTCGAGTATGTAGGATACGACCTCCTTCATCGCGTTCTCGCTCTTGCCAGCCCTCAGCCAGTCTGCCCTCACCCAGTCTAAGTAGGCTTTGATAGAGGCGTAGGTGACTCGTCCCCTCTCGAAGAACTCGCGGATTGGTATCGGGAAGCCCCCCGTCTCCAGGTAGGACTGGAAGAGCTCCTGGAGGCGCCCCGCGTACACGGAGTTAGCTCTTAGACTCTCCTCGAACAACGTAGAGTCATCGAGCCCGGCTGTCCTGAGTTCTAGCCCGCTGAAGTGCCTGGCGTAGTCCGAGAAAGAGAGGGGGTACATGTAGACGTCCCTGCCGCGGCCCCTCCTGCCCGGGAACATCTCCTTGCCTGCTACGAGCTCCACGCTGGCTGAGCCTGTCACAACTAGGACGTCGTTCTCGAACAAACGAAGGTCTATCCTGGACTTCAGTGCCCTGAACCACTCCTCGACGAAAGTGACCTCGTCCAGGAGTATGACGGAGCTCTTCACGCCCCACGCCCGCCTCGCCGAGATATAGCCGTCTAGCACTTCCCCGAGCTCCTCGTAGTCCGACAGCTCGTCGCACGAGTAGTAGAACACTGACTTCGGGTCTCTCCGCTCCAGGAGCCTGTGGACTAGTATCTTCAGCGCGGTCGTCTTCCCGACCTGCCTAGGCCCGACGAGGAAGTTTAGGGAGTAGGGCTCTAGTGATATCTTCTCAATCTCGCCCGGAACCCACTTAACCCTGGCTCTCCTCCACTCCTCGTACACCGGGTCAGGTTCTTTCAGCCACCACGGGTTATACGACTCCATGTGCATTGTAACTGAAAACAGTTATATAAACCATTTGCATTCAGTCTGAACATAGAATAATACGGGCTTTCCTCCCCGGCTAGTTGCTACGAGTGCTGTGAGAAGGACTAAGAGCCGAAAATCTGCGACTCTCAGCGAAGTACAAGGATTGAGAACACTCCCTGAAGCCCTGGCGAAAGGGGGAACCCTTGAGCCGGGGAACCTCGCTCTCCGGGGCAAGCGTCAGCGTTTTCGCGTCGAGCGCGGCCTCGGGGAAAATTTAATACTAGATAGTAGTCGTTAGGGTGTGCCTCTAAATAGGGACTACATCGAGGCGAGAGTTAGGGAGATCAACGACGCTATATCTCTTCTCAGGGATCTCTCCTCTAGGGACTTCGACAGTCTCTCACTATATGAGAGGCTGTCCATGAGGTACTTAGTGATACAGCTCGTCGAGGCGGCTTCAGGCATATGCCTCCACATCCTTATAGAGCTGTTCGGCGAGGCTATTGACAGCATGCCCGGCTGTTTCACGAGGCTGGGAGAGAAAGGCGTTCTTGAACCCGAGCTTGCGTCAAGGCTTGCTTCTTCAGCCAGGCTCAGGAACCTGCTAGTCCACAGGTACTGGAGCGTGGATGACAGGAGGGTCTTCGAGAGCGTAAAGAGGGGCTTGGCGGACTTCGAGGAGTTTGTGAGGCGGGTAAGGGGGCTCTGAATGAGGTACTACAGGCTTGACTGGAGGGAAAGGGAGGCTTTGATGGAGAAGTTGAGGGATAGAGTCTCGGCAGACGGAGGAATAGTTTTTGCCTACGTCCACGGAGGCTTCCTCAGGAGGGAGTTCTTCAGGGACGTCGACGTGGCCGTGTGGATCAGGGACGAGGGC contains these protein-coding regions:
- the hepT gene encoding type VII toxin-antitoxin system HepT family RNase toxin, with amino-acid sequence MPLNRDYIEARVREINDAISLLRDLSSRDFDSLSLYERLSMRYLVIQLVEAASGICLHILIELFGEAIDSMPGCFTRLGEKGVLEPELASRLASSARLRNLLVHRYWSVDDRRVFESVKRGLADFEEFVRRVRGL
- a CDS encoding ATP-binding protein; protein product: MESYNPWWLKEPDPVYEEWRRARVKWVPGEIEKISLEPYSLNFLVGPRQVGKTTALKILVHRLLERRDPKSVFYYSCDELSDYEELGEVLDGYISARRAWGVKSSVILLDEVTFVEEWFRALKSRIDLRLFENDVLVVTGSASVELVAGKEMFPGRRGRGRDVYMYPLSFSDYARHFSGLELRTAGLDDSTLFEESLRANSVYAGRLQELFQSYLETGGFPIPIREFFERGRVTYASIKAYLDWVRADWLRAGKSENAMKEVVSYILETTPTPVSWHSIAKSTSVSSPNTAREYVETLEQLMLARVVHWADTSGRPDYRKNKKVVFTDPFLYRVFSHYTRVQVDEPGVVEATVISHVARAYPTYYWRDKTEVDAVAVVNGRPLGLEVKWRKRPPGGRKPFKTLTLDRDSTPVFLATLKTG